A window from Ardenticatena maritima encodes these proteins:
- the gatC gene encoding Asp-tRNA(Asn)/Glu-tRNA(Gln) amidotransferase subunit GatC — MALTREEVEHIAQLARLALSEDEKEMFRSQLSAILSYAERLQELDTDAIPPTAHAVDVQGVMRDDVVRPSLPRDAALANAPQAQDGFVIVPTVLEEHA, encoded by the coding sequence ATGGCTTTGACACGTGAAGAGGTCGAACACATTGCCCAGTTGGCACGCCTTGCGCTGAGTGAAGACGAAAAAGAGATGTTCCGTTCGCAATTGTCGGCCATTCTTTCCTACGCCGAGCGATTGCAAGAATTGGATACCGACGCCATTCCTCCCACTGCCCACGCTGTTGATGTGCAAGGTGTCATGCGCGACGATGTTGTGCGCCCCTCGTTACCACGCGATGCGGCGTTGGCAAATGCACCGCAGGCGCAAGATGGCTTTGTCATTGTGCCAACGGTGCTGGAAGAACACGCATAA
- a CDS encoding Glu/Leu/Phe/Val family dehydrogenase, which produces MQEVATHFYEEAAELMKIDQGVRDQLYVPQRILDVHFPVKMDDGSVKMFSGFRVHHNTVRGPAKGGLRYYPNLTLEQASGLAMLMTWKTAVVNLPFGGAKGGVLCDPKTLSKGELERLTRRFTTEIILLIGPERDIPAPDLGTDEQVMAWIMDTYSMVKGYSVPAVVTGKPPVIGGSAGRRRAPGRGVVFVLREFADRIGLDLRGARVVVHGFGKVGVTAAYMLEHVLGSTVIAVCDRSGAIYNPNGFDIRDLYNYKEETGTVVGYPHGEPISHADMLALECDVLVPASVENIITADNVETIRARVIVEAANAPITPAADAILREKGVHVIPDILANSGGVIVSYFEWVQDLQSFFWTDEQVTQQLRKILVRAFDQVYTLAQEHNVPLRVAAYMLALSRVATAYKLRGFYP; this is translated from the coding sequence ATGCAAGAAGTCGCGACCCATTTTTACGAAGAAGCCGCCGAATTGATGAAGATTGACCAGGGCGTGCGCGACCAACTCTATGTCCCGCAGCGCATTCTCGATGTGCATTTCCCCGTCAAGATGGACGATGGAAGCGTCAAGATGTTCTCCGGCTTCCGCGTCCACCACAACACGGTGCGAGGTCCCGCCAAAGGGGGCTTGCGCTACTACCCCAACTTGACCCTCGAACAAGCCAGCGGGCTGGCCATGCTGATGACGTGGAAGACCGCCGTCGTCAATTTGCCGTTTGGCGGCGCTAAAGGTGGTGTGTTGTGCGACCCCAAAACGCTTTCCAAAGGCGAACTGGAACGCCTCACCCGCCGCTTCACCACTGAAATTATTTTGCTGATTGGTCCCGAACGCGATATCCCCGCCCCTGACCTCGGCACAGATGAGCAGGTCATGGCGTGGATTATGGACACGTACTCGATGGTCAAGGGCTATTCGGTGCCGGCGGTCGTCACAGGGAAGCCCCCGGTCATTGGCGGCTCGGCGGGGCGGCGACGTGCGCCGGGGCGTGGTGTGGTGTTCGTTCTGCGTGAATTTGCCGACCGCATTGGGCTGGATTTGCGGGGGGCGCGCGTGGTGGTGCATGGTTTTGGCAAGGTGGGCGTCACAGCAGCGTACATGCTTGAACACGTCCTCGGTTCAACCGTGATTGCCGTGTGCGACCGGAGCGGCGCGATTTACAACCCCAATGGGTTCGATATCCGTGATTTGTACAACTACAAGGAAGAAACGGGAACAGTCGTCGGGTATCCGCATGGTGAGCCTATTTCGCACGCTGACATGCTCGCTCTGGAGTGTGACGTGCTTGTTCCCGCCTCTGTCGAAAACATTATCACGGCTGACAATGTGGAAACTATCCGCGCCCGTGTGATTGTGGAAGCCGCCAATGCCCCCATCACGCCTGCCGCCGACGCCATCTTGCGCGAAAAAGGTGTCCACGTCATTCCCGACATTCTCGCCAACAGCGGCGGTGTGATTGTTTCCTACTTTGAATGGGTGCAAGACCTGCAAAGTTTCTTCTGGACGGATGAACAGGTCACCCAGCAGTTGCGCAAAATTCTGGTGCGCGCGTTCGACCAGGTCTATACCTTGGCGCAGGAACACAATGTACCGTTGCGTGTCGCGGCGTACATGCTGGCGCTGAGCCGTGTGGCGACCGCATACAAACTGCGCGGTTTTTATCCATGA
- a CDS encoding Glu/Leu/Phe/Val family dehydrogenase: MPLRRLRHRTGAFASGPNPFDIAIEQFESALPYLKLKAGLIEFLRHADRAVIVNFPVIMDDGSVRVFDGFRVQHDVTLGPSHGGIRYHAGLTLSEVTAFAMWNTWKAALVDVPFGGAAGGVAVNPFELSEKELERLTRRYVMDILPNIGPEEDILSPDFNTDEQIMAWVMDTVSMAKGYSVAAIATGKPEPLGGTVGWRGSIGLGLTYVTEEILARLNMPLEGATVAVQGFGRVGSHAARYLWSRGARVVAITDMGGGIYAPTGFDVEEVQRYAREHGSVAGFPRAEAIGDEDLLTMPVDILVLAALGNQIRADNAHLVQARVIVEGGPGVVTPRADRILAAEKPDVVLIPDILAASGGLVVSYFEWVQDLQSFFWSQEEIEKQLRKVMLRALDKTWATAERLDVPLRTAAYVCAIERVAQATLDRGIWP, encoded by the coding sequence ATGCCGTTGCGCCGATTGCGCCACCGAACCGGGGCGTTTGCCAGCGGTCCCAATCCCTTCGATATCGCCATTGAGCAGTTTGAAAGTGCTTTGCCGTACCTCAAACTCAAAGCCGGGTTGATTGAATTTTTGCGCCATGCCGACCGCGCGGTGATTGTCAATTTTCCCGTCATCATGGATGACGGCAGTGTGCGCGTCTTTGACGGCTTCCGCGTTCAGCACGACGTGACGCTTGGTCCGTCGCATGGTGGTATCCGCTACCATGCCGGTTTGACCCTTTCGGAAGTGACGGCGTTTGCCATGTGGAACACGTGGAAGGCGGCGCTGGTTGACGTTCCCTTTGGCGGTGCGGCGGGCGGCGTTGCCGTCAATCCCTTTGAACTGAGCGAGAAGGAATTGGAACGACTGACCCGCCGCTATGTCATGGATATTTTGCCCAACATCGGTCCTGAGGAAGATATCCTCTCGCCCGACTTCAATACGGACGAGCAGATTATGGCATGGGTTATGGACACGGTTTCCATGGCAAAGGGCTACTCCGTGGCGGCGATTGCGACCGGCAAGCCGGAACCGTTGGGCGGTACAGTGGGGTGGCGTGGCTCGATTGGGTTGGGCTTGACGTATGTGACCGAAGAGATTTTGGCGCGCCTGAACATGCCCCTGGAAGGCGCCACCGTTGCCGTCCAGGGCTTTGGGCGTGTGGGTTCACACGCCGCCCGCTACTTGTGGTCGCGGGGGGCGCGTGTTGTCGCGATTACCGACATGGGCGGCGGCATTTACGCCCCCACCGGGTTCGATGTGGAAGAAGTCCAGCGGTACGCCCGCGAGCATGGCTCGGTGGCGGGGTTCCCGCGCGCCGAAGCCATTGGCGACGAAGATTTGCTCACGATGCCGGTTGACATCCTGGTGCTGGCGGCGCTGGGCAACCAGATTCGCGCTGACAACGCCCACCTGGTGCAAGCCCGCGTCATCGTCGAAGGGGGGCCTGGCGTGGTCACGCCCCGCGCCGACCGCATTTTGGCGGCTGAAAAGCCCGACGTGGTGCTCATTCCCGACATTTTGGCGGCGTCCGGCGGGTTGGTGGTCAGTTATTTCGAGTGGGTGCAGGATTTGCAAAGTTTCTTCTGGTCGCAAGAGGAAATTGAAAAGCAGTTGCGCAAAGTCATGTTGCGGGCGTTGGATAAAACCTGGGCGACGGCCGAGCGGCTGGACGTTCCCCTGCGCACGGCGGCTTACGTCTGCGCGATTGAACGTGTGGCGCAAGCCACGCTCGACCGGGGCATTTGGCCCTGA
- a CDS encoding sugar phosphate nucleotidyltransferase, protein MHVIIPVAGFGSRLRPHTYTKPKPLMQVAGNTVLGHILDMLKEIGVEEITFIVGYLGDQIREYVEANYDFRTHYAEQTELKGQAHAIAMAREFVHEPVLIIFVDTIFEADLAGLRNISSDGVIFVKEVEDPRRFGVVTLNDEGYITRFVEKPSEPISNLAVIGVYYIKDYQGLFEAIDELIARNIMTKGEYFLADALQLMIERGAKLEAWPVSVWEDCGTPDAILHTNRYLLEKNHLEVPESAVLENSTIVQPVYIGENVVIRDSIVGPYVTLAEGCTIVESIVRDSIIDADAHIEATMLDQSLVGKGATVRGRYRRLNVGDSSSVDFSR, encoded by the coding sequence ATGCATGTCATCATTCCCGTTGCGGGATTTGGAAGCCGTTTGCGCCCGCATACCTACACCAAGCCCAAGCCGCTCATGCAAGTGGCGGGCAACACGGTGCTAGGGCATATTTTGGACATGCTCAAAGAGATTGGCGTCGAAGAAATCACCTTCATCGTGGGGTATCTTGGCGACCAGATTCGGGAATACGTCGAAGCCAACTACGATTTTCGCACGCACTACGCAGAGCAGACCGAACTCAAAGGGCAGGCGCATGCCATCGCCATGGCGCGCGAATTCGTGCATGAGCCTGTGCTCATCATCTTTGTAGATACCATTTTTGAAGCCGATTTGGCCGGTTTGCGCAACATCTCCTCCGATGGGGTGATTTTTGTCAAAGAAGTTGAAGACCCGCGCCGTTTTGGCGTGGTGACGCTCAATGACGAAGGCTATATCACCCGTTTTGTCGAAAAACCGAGCGAACCGATTTCCAACCTTGCCGTCATTGGTGTGTACTACATCAAAGATTATCAGGGTTTGTTTGAAGCCATTGATGAACTTATCGCCCGCAACATCATGACAAAGGGCGAATACTTCCTGGCGGACGCCCTGCAACTGATGATTGAGCGGGGCGCCAAACTGGAAGCCTGGCCTGTTTCGGTGTGGGAAGATTGCGGCACACCCGACGCTATTTTGCACACCAACCGCTATTTGCTGGAAAAGAACCATCTGGAAGTGCCCGAAAGCGCCGTGCTGGAAAACAGTACCATTGTGCAGCCTGTGTACATTGGCGAAAATGTGGTCATTCGCGACTCAATTGTGGGCCCCTACGTGACGTTGGCGGAAGGGTGCACCATTGTTGAGTCCATTGTGCGTGATAGCATTATTGATGCGGATGCCCATATCGAAGCCACCATGCTTGACCAATCGCTCGTAGGAAAAGGGGCGACCGTGCGCGGGCGGTATCGTCGCCTCAACGTGGGGGATTCATCATCGGTTGATTTTAGCCGATGA
- a CDS encoding glycine C-acetyltransferase: protein MNTQHDPLAWIDDEIAALKEAGLYTHIRVIDSPQGAWLTIDGRRVLNLCSNNYLGLANHPRLVQAAKEAMDKYGVGPAAVRTIAGTMSLHVELERRLAAFKGVEAAITFQSGFTANLGTIPAIVGREDVIFSDQLNHASIIDGCRLSRAKIIAYPHNDVDALEDLIKEHRGNYRRALVVTDGVFSMDGDIAPLPQLAEVAKRHNCILMVDDAHGEGVLGRGGRGIVDHFGLHGIVDIEVGTLSKAFGVVGGVVAGSKRLVEWLRQRGRPFLFSSAMTVPDVAACLAALDLLEESTELVDRLWENARYFKAEMQALGFDTGQSETPITPVMLGEAPLAQTFSRRLFEEGVFATAIGYPTVPRGAARIRVMPSAAHTKEDLDFALQAFAKVGRELGVIG, encoded by the coding sequence ATGAACACACAACATGACCCGTTAGCCTGGATTGACGATGAAATTGCCGCACTGAAAGAAGCCGGGTTGTACACGCATATTCGCGTGATTGATTCACCCCAAGGAGCGTGGCTGACGATTGACGGTCGCCGCGTGCTCAATCTCTGCTCGAACAACTACCTGGGGCTTGCCAACCATCCGCGCCTTGTCCAAGCCGCCAAAGAAGCCATGGACAAGTATGGCGTGGGACCGGCAGCGGTGCGCACCATTGCCGGCACGATGTCGCTCCACGTGGAATTGGAGCGGCGGTTGGCGGCATTCAAAGGCGTGGAAGCCGCCATCACCTTCCAAAGCGGTTTCACGGCGAACCTGGGCACGATTCCCGCCATTGTGGGGCGTGAGGATGTGATTTTCAGCGACCAACTCAACCACGCCAGCATCATTGACGGTTGCCGTCTGAGCCGCGCGAAAATCATCGCCTATCCGCACAATGATGTGGACGCGCTGGAAGACCTCATCAAGGAACACCGCGGCAACTACCGCCGCGCGCTCGTTGTCACCGATGGCGTATTCAGCATGGACGGCGATATCGCCCCCTTGCCGCAACTGGCGGAAGTCGCCAAGCGGCACAACTGCATTTTGATGGTGGATGACGCGCACGGCGAAGGCGTGTTGGGGCGTGGCGGCCGCGGGATTGTGGACCACTTCGGTTTGCACGGCATTGTGGATATTGAAGTAGGGACGCTGTCGAAAGCGTTTGGTGTGGTGGGCGGCGTCGTGGCGGGCAGCAAGCGGCTGGTGGAATGGCTCCGCCAGCGCGGGCGGCCGTTCCTCTTCTCCAGCGCGATGACCGTGCCCGATGTAGCGGCGTGCCTGGCGGCGCTTGATTTGCTGGAAGAAAGCACCGAACTGGTTGACCGCTTGTGGGAAAATGCGCGCTACTTCAAAGCCGAAATGCAGGCGCTGGGCTTCGACACGGGGCAAAGCGAAACGCCGATTACACCGGTGATGTTGGGTGAAGCGCCGCTGGCGCAAACCTTCAGCCGCCGCCTGTTTGAAGAAGGCGTCTTCGCCACCGCCATTGGCTACCCCACCGTCCCGCGCGGCGCGGCGCGTATTCGCGTCATGCCGAGTGCGGCGCACACCAAGGAAGACCTGGACTTTGCGCTGCAAGCCTTTGCCAAAGTGGGGCGCGAATTGGGCGTGATTGGCTGA
- a CDS encoding pyridoxal phosphate-dependent aminotransferase produces the protein MEYERFLANRIRKVPPSGIRRFFDILNDMPDVISLGIGEPDFVTPRPIIEAGIAALQAGKTAYTGNSGLPELRRAIAEMLATRYGVHYDPDTEVLVTVGVSEALFLAAASFVESGEEVIIPEPCFVSYGPNVAMAEGVPVYVPTYVEHDFQVTGETIEQAVTPRTKAILIGYPNNPTGAVMTRERLLEIADVAQRHDLLVFSDEIYDRLVYGVEHICFAALPGMRERTIHLGGFSKDYAMTGWRLGYACGPAPLIAAMRKMHQYLIMSAPTIAQYAAITALTSPDAEAEVERMRQSYDRRRRLIVDGLNAIGLPTFEPRGAFYAFPDIRPTGLDSETFSMRLLQEEHVAVIPGNAFGASGEGFVRCAYATAYEQIEEALNRMDRFVARVKREQRVRVAK, from the coding sequence GTGGAGTACGAACGCTTTCTTGCCAACCGTATTCGGAAGGTGCCGCCGAGCGGTATCCGGCGGTTCTTCGACATCCTCAACGACATGCCCGATGTCATCTCGCTAGGGATTGGTGAGCCGGATTTTGTCACGCCACGTCCCATTATCGAAGCCGGTATCGCCGCCTTGCAAGCCGGTAAAACCGCCTACACCGGCAACAGCGGCTTGCCGGAACTTCGGCGCGCAATCGCTGAGATGCTGGCAACACGTTACGGCGTGCACTATGACCCCGATACAGAAGTGCTCGTGACGGTGGGCGTCAGTGAGGCGCTTTTCCTCGCCGCCGCGAGTTTCGTCGAAAGCGGTGAAGAGGTCATCATCCCTGAGCCTTGCTTTGTGAGTTATGGTCCCAATGTTGCCATGGCCGAAGGCGTGCCGGTGTATGTGCCCACCTACGTTGAGCATGACTTCCAGGTCACGGGCGAGACGATCGAGCAAGCCGTCACACCACGCACCAAAGCCATTCTGATTGGCTACCCCAACAATCCCACCGGCGCGGTGATGACACGTGAGCGCCTGCTTGAAATTGCCGACGTTGCCCAACGCCACGACCTGCTCGTGTTCAGCGATGAAATTTACGACCGCCTGGTGTACGGCGTCGAGCATATCTGTTTTGCCGCCTTGCCCGGCATGCGTGAACGCACCATCCACCTGGGCGGTTTTTCCAAAGACTACGCGATGACCGGTTGGCGCTTGGGATATGCGTGTGGTCCCGCGCCGCTGATTGCCGCCATGCGCAAAATGCACCAATACCTGATTATGAGTGCCCCCACAATCGCCCAGTACGCGGCTATTACGGCGCTCACATCGCCGGACGCCGAAGCCGAAGTAGAGCGGATGCGCCAATCCTACGACCGCCGCCGCCGCTTGATTGTGGACGGATTGAACGCCATTGGGTTGCCAACGTTTGAGCCGCGCGGCGCTTTTTACGCTTTCCCGGATATACGTCCTACGGGCTTGGATAGCGAAACGTTTTCCATGCGTTTGTTGCAGGAAGAGCATGTCGCGGTGATCCCCGGCAACGCCTTTGGCGCCAGCGGGGAAGGCTTTGTGCGGTGCGCCTACGCCACCGCGTATGAGCAAATCGAAGAAGCATTGAACCGCATGGACCGCTTTGTGGCGCGCGTCAAGCGTGAACAGCGCGTGCGGGTGGCGAAGTAA
- the gatB gene encoding Asp-tRNA(Asn)/Glu-tRNA(Gln) amidotransferase subunit GatB yields MEYEAIIGLEVHAQLLTQSKMFCGCDAAYQDAPPNTHVCPVCLGLPGSLPVINKRAVEYTILTGLAFNCEIPEFTKWDRKNYHYPDLPKAYQISQYDLPLTRNGYLEFEVEGETRRVGIRRIHLEEDTGRLYHMGGKALVDYNRSGVPLMEIVTEPDIRSPEEARLFLQKLRTILRYLGVSSGDMEAGALRVDANVSVRPKGSDRFGTQVEVKNMNSFRSVKLALEYEIQRQIEVLESGGAVVRETRGWVESENRTVSQRSKEEAHDYRYFPEPDLPPLTVSREWVDAIRAQLPEMPDQKAARFIAEYGLSEYAAGLLVADRATAEWFEEAVRLGAQSQPVVNAQTIANWITSELFRRLGEREMSFETMPLTQAHLVELLALVEKGDINNNVAKQVLVEVLETGQSPAAIVEAKGLKQVSDTDALLSVVRQVLDEHPDEVAAYLGGREQVAKWLMGQVMRATRGKANPTVVLDLLTQELEARRTQ; encoded by the coding sequence ATGGAATACGAAGCCATCATTGGATTGGAAGTCCATGCCCAGTTGCTGACACAATCGAAAATGTTTTGCGGCTGTGATGCCGCTTACCAGGATGCTCCGCCCAACACCCATGTGTGTCCGGTCTGTTTGGGCTTGCCCGGTTCGTTGCCTGTCATCAACAAACGTGCGGTTGAATACACCATCCTCACCGGGCTGGCGTTCAATTGCGAGATTCCCGAATTTACCAAGTGGGACCGCAAGAACTACCATTACCCGGACTTGCCCAAAGCCTATCAGATTTCGCAGTACGATTTGCCGCTGACTCGCAACGGCTACCTTGAATTTGAGGTGGAAGGCGAGACCCGTCGCGTCGGTATTCGCCGCATTCACCTTGAAGAGGATACCGGGCGGCTCTACCACATGGGCGGCAAGGCGCTCGTGGATTACAACCGTAGCGGCGTGCCGCTCATGGAAATCGTCACCGAGCCCGATATCCGCTCGCCGGAAGAAGCGCGCCTGTTCTTGCAGAAATTGCGCACCATCTTGCGCTATCTCGGCGTTTCCAGCGGCGACATGGAAGCCGGTGCGTTGCGTGTGGACGCAAATGTGAGCGTGCGCCCCAAAGGCAGCGACCGCTTCGGCACACAGGTCGAAGTCAAGAACATGAACTCGTTTCGCAGTGTCAAACTCGCGCTCGAATACGAAATCCAGCGCCAGATTGAGGTGCTGGAAAGCGGCGGCGCGGTGGTGCGTGAAACGCGCGGTTGGGTGGAAAGCGAGAACCGCACGGTCTCGCAGCGCTCCAAGGAAGAAGCCCACGATTACCGCTATTTCCCCGAACCCGATTTGCCGCCGCTGACCGTGAGCCGCGAATGGGTGGACGCCATCCGCGCCCAGTTGCCCGAAATGCCCGACCAGAAAGCCGCCCGCTTCATTGCCGAATATGGGCTGAGCGAATACGCCGCCGGCTTGCTCGTAGCCGACCGTGCCACCGCCGAGTGGTTTGAAGAAGCGGTGCGCTTGGGGGCGCAAAGCCAACCGGTCGTGAACGCCCAGACCATTGCCAACTGGATTACCAGCGAATTGTTCCGCCGCCTGGGTGAACGCGAAATGTCCTTCGAGACCATGCCGCTGACGCAGGCGCACCTGGTGGAATTGCTGGCCCTGGTCGAAAAGGGCGACATCAACAACAACGTCGCCAAACAGGTGCTCGTTGAAGTGCTGGAAACGGGGCAGTCGCCCGCCGCGATTGTCGAAGCCAAAGGCTTGAAGCAGGTGAGCGATACCGATGCCTTGCTGAGCGTCGTGCGCCAGGTGCTTGACGAACACCCCGACGAAGTCGCCGCCTACCTTGGCGGGCGTGAACAGGTTGCCAAGTGGCTGATGGGGCAAGTGATGCGCGCGACACGCGGCAAAGCCAACCCCACAGTGGTGCTGGATTTGTTGACGCAGGAACTGGAAGCACGACGAACCCAGTAG
- the gatA gene encoding Asp-tRNA(Asn)/Glu-tRNA(Gln) amidotransferase subunit GatA yields MDIERLTLVEIKRLLDEGETTAQELTDAYLARIETLEPHIRAFLTVTPDVAREQARQADERRAQGENAPLLGVPLAIKDVISTAGIRTTCGSRMLETYVPPFDATVVQRLREAGAVFLGKTNTDEFAMGSSTENSAFGATRNPWDTSRVPGGSSGGSAAAVAAAEAPAALGTDTGGSVRQPAALCGVVGLKPTYGRVSRYGLIAYASSLDQIGPLTRTVADTALLLSVIAGHDPLDSTSGQHPVPDYLAALSKADVKGKRLGVVREWLDNAGLHPGVRDAVQTALATYESLGATLVDITLPHSEYGLPVYYLIAPAEASSNLARYDGVLYGHRAAHTEDIWDLFAKSRGEGFGPEVKRRIMLGTYALSAGYYDQYYKKAQKVRTLIRRDFEEAFQQVDVVVGPTSPVPAFKLGERTDDPIQMYLADIFTLTVNLAGLPGISIPCGFADGLPVGLQLIGRAWDETTLLQMAHVYEQATDWHTSVPSLTNA; encoded by the coding sequence ATGGATATCGAACGCTTGACCCTTGTTGAGATCAAACGACTGCTCGACGAAGGCGAAACGACCGCGCAGGAGTTGACCGACGCCTATCTGGCGCGTATCGAAACGCTTGAGCCGCATATCCGCGCTTTCCTCACCGTGACCCCCGATGTGGCGCGTGAACAAGCCCGCCAGGCGGATGAACGCCGTGCGCAAGGGGAAAACGCACCGCTTTTGGGGGTTCCGCTCGCTATCAAAGATGTGATTTCGACGGCGGGTATTCGCACAACATGCGGCTCGCGCATGCTTGAAACCTATGTCCCGCCTTTCGATGCCACTGTGGTGCAACGACTTCGCGAGGCCGGCGCGGTTTTTCTGGGCAAAACCAACACCGATGAATTTGCCATGGGCTCTTCGACCGAAAACTCCGCCTTTGGCGCGACACGCAACCCCTGGGATACCTCCCGCGTGCCGGGCGGTTCCAGCGGGGGAAGCGCCGCCGCCGTGGCGGCCGCCGAAGCCCCCGCCGCGCTTGGCACTGATACAGGGGGAAGCGTGCGCCAACCCGCCGCACTGTGTGGCGTTGTCGGCTTGAAGCCCACTTATGGGCGTGTAAGCCGCTACGGCCTCATTGCCTACGCCTCCTCGCTCGACCAGATTGGCCCGCTGACACGCACCGTCGCCGACACTGCCTTGCTCCTGTCGGTCATTGCCGGGCACGACCCGCTGGACTCGACTTCGGGGCAGCACCCTGTGCCTGATTACCTGGCGGCGTTGAGCAAAGCGGACGTGAAGGGCAAACGCTTGGGGGTTGTGCGCGAATGGCTCGACAACGCCGGCTTGCATCCCGGTGTGCGCGACGCCGTGCAAACTGCGCTGGCAACCTATGAATCGCTTGGCGCAACGCTCGTGGACATTACGTTGCCCCATAGCGAGTACGGTTTGCCCGTGTACTACTTGATTGCGCCGGCGGAAGCCTCGTCGAACCTGGCGCGCTATGATGGCGTACTCTATGGCCATCGCGCGGCACACACCGAAGATATTTGGGACCTCTTCGCCAAATCGCGCGGCGAAGGTTTTGGTCCCGAAGTCAAGCGGCGCATTATGTTGGGTACATATGCCTTGTCGGCGGGCTACTACGACCAGTACTACAAGAAAGCGCAGAAAGTGCGCACGCTCATCCGCCGCGATTTTGAAGAGGCGTTCCAGCAGGTTGATGTGGTGGTGGGGCCGACATCACCTGTGCCGGCGTTCAAACTTGGTGAACGCACCGACGACCCCATTCAAATGTATCTTGCTGACATTTTCACGCTCACCGTCAACCTGGCTGGTTTGCCGGGCATCAGCATTCCATGCGGCTTTGCCGACGGCTTGCCCGTTGGGTTGCAGTTGATTGGGCGTGCATGGGATGAAACCACGCTCTTACAAATGGCGCACGTGTACGAACAAGCCACCGACTGGCATACTTCCGTGCCGTCCCTGACAAACGCATAA
- the tdh gene encoding L-threonine 3-dehydrogenase translates to MKALAKTRPAPGLELIEIDVPTPGPHDVLIKVTAASICGTDVHIYRWDEWSQHRIKPPLILGHEFAGEIVALGEAVTGLEVGMPVSAEGHIVDHTCAACRAGQAHLCRNTQVIGIDRHGAFAEYVLVPAENVWVNAPDTPPEIASLQDPFGNAVHTAFAFDLAGQHVLVNGCGPIGLMAIPVARAIGAKTIFATDVNEQRLALARQMGADHTLNPRHDDVVGEILAATEGDGVDVVLEMSGAAPAIRTALEALRPGGKVAALGLVGNALELDWSDLIVIKGATVQGIYGRKIWDTWYRMRALLQTGAVNLAPLITHRIALDEFERGFELLMNPGDEVVAKVVMYPNA, encoded by the coding sequence ATGAAGGCGCTTGCCAAAACCCGCCCCGCACCGGGGCTTGAACTCATCGAAATTGACGTTCCTACTCCGGGTCCTCATGACGTTCTCATCAAAGTGACTGCAGCCTCGATTTGCGGCACCGATGTTCACATTTACCGCTGGGATGAATGGAGCCAACACCGCATCAAACCCCCGCTCATTCTTGGGCATGAGTTTGCAGGTGAAATTGTCGCGCTGGGTGAAGCCGTCACAGGGCTGGAAGTAGGCATGCCTGTCTCGGCGGAAGGGCACATTGTGGACCACACCTGCGCCGCCTGCCGCGCCGGGCAAGCCCATCTCTGCCGCAACACGCAAGTGATTGGCATTGACCGCCACGGGGCGTTCGCCGAATATGTGCTGGTGCCCGCCGAAAATGTCTGGGTGAACGCGCCCGATACGCCGCCGGAAATCGCCTCGCTGCAAGACCCCTTCGGGAATGCCGTCCACACCGCTTTTGCGTTTGACCTGGCGGGACAGCATGTGCTGGTGAATGGGTGTGGTCCTATCGGGCTGATGGCGATTCCTGTGGCGCGCGCTATTGGCGCGAAAACCATTTTCGCGACCGATGTCAACGAGCAACGACTGGCGCTGGCGCGTCAAATGGGCGCCGACCACACACTCAACCCCCGCCATGATGATGTCGTCGGCGAGATTCTGGCGGCGACCGAGGGCGACGGGGTGGATGTGGTGTTGGAAATGAGCGGCGCCGCGCCAGCGATTCGCACCGCGCTGGAAGCCTTGCGCCCCGGCGGGAAAGTAGCCGCCCTGGGGCTTGTCGGTAATGCGCTGGAACTCGATTGGAGCGACCTGATTGTCATCAAAGGCGCCACCGTGCAAGGCATCTACGGGCGCAAAATCTGGGACACTTGGTACCGTATGCGGGCGCTCTTGCAGACAGGTGCGGTCAATTTGGCACCGCTGATTACGCACCGCATCGCGCTTGACGAGTTCGAGCGCGGGTTTGAGTTGCTGATGAACCCCGGCGACGAAGTAGTCGCCAAGGTGGTGATGTATCCCAACGCGTAG